TCCATCCCATATCAGTTACAAGTGCTTTATTGAATACGCTCCATGCGTAAAGAATTCCTAAACATAGGTTGATACAAAAGCCTGCAAGCAGGATACGCATTGCTTTATCGATATTTTTCATCGTTTTCTCGGTGAGTTGAAAGTTTATTACAATTAATTTTGAATGAATTAACTGCTGTTTTTTAGAAATAAGACATGTGTCACGTAAAACTGCGCGGAGTTTATCAGCACTTTTTATTTATTGGAATAGCTTGTATGAAAATTACACCACATTTTTTCAATCTAATATTCCACTTTTATTGGCGTCATACAATTGACGGTCAAGCGGCATTATTCTGTCATATCTTTGTAAAATATTGATGTTGGGTCTATTTTTACAAATAATTACTTGATAATATGCGCCGCGTTAACAACAACACTAATAAATAGAGAATATTATGAACTTTAAAAAGATGAAAATAGCTGTAGCAGTGGCGCTAGGCGTAACTACTTTAACTGGTTGTATGGGTCAAATGGGTGTTACTCAACTTGTTACTTTTGGTAACTTGAAAGCAGTTGATAACCGTTACGGCCGTGCTGGACTTTATATTCTACTTGCACCTGTTTATGGTATTTCAGCTGCAGCTGACTTATTTATCTTTAACTCAATCGAATTCTGGACTGGTAAAAACATCATCACAGGTAAGAGCCCTGCGATCGTAGATAAAGATGTTGGCGGTGCTGTATTTAAAGTTAACGACAAAATCGATGCATCAATGACAAAAGCACCAGTTGCACCTCTACAAGTTAACAACAACGTTAAGAGCACAACGGTTGAACAAATCGATGCGAACACATTAGAAATGCACGTTGCATTACTGGATGGTACTCAACAAGTACTTCGTGGCGAAAAAGTAGATGATAGCGTTGCATTCTACCTAGACGGTAAACACATCACTACAGTACAAATTTCAGAATTAGAAAACTACGTAGCAGCGACTCAAGCTTAATCTACGTTTTATCTAATTTTAAAAGCACTCTAGTAATAGGGTGCTTTTTTTGTGCTTTATTTCAAATATTTTATAAATATATTTCTCTTCTCAATACCATTAAAATTAACTAACCATTAACATTTAATGCGTCATTAATAAGACTTTTCTATTAACTATCACGTCTATGGTTTGTTGCTTATTTCAACTCATCATCACTGAAACATTTGCGTAACAATTGTGCATTTTTCATATACTTGAATTTTGAATTAAAAGCGATAGAATGCAGCGGAAACAAAGATTTCAAATTTGAAAGGATGCTCCAATTTTTCATTTGAGGTGTTTATGAAATTACTTCTGATTTTTTTAATATCAACCATCGGTGGTGTTGCAGCTGCTGAGCATTTTCATTCTTTCATTTTAGGGTTAAGTATCGCTACATTAGCTGTAGGGTGCTGCCACTGGTTTGCATTTCGAACGACAAAGTATCCTCAACTTGCAATGTTAATGCTGGTTTTAGGCTTATTCGCAAAAATCACAGTAACCATAACGGGCGTGATCATTAGTATGAACGCAGAGTTAATCTCATCACCGTTTATTTTTGCTGTTTCATATTTATTCTTTTCCATTGTTGCCACTTACCTTTGGTTTAAGATTAAAGATGCAAAAATTTCTAAGCCATTGCTAAAGAAGTACTTGAAGACAGCCTAAACAAAGCATCAAGTAACTGACGACAAAGGAGCTTTTAAGGCTCCTTTTTCATGTCTTATATATTCTTTACCGTATTCATGGCCTATAATCCTTGATATAGTGCAGTAATAGATTTATTAATTAAGGTTCAAATAGATGGCCATTTCCATCTTAATCTGTGACGATTCCGCTCTGGCTCGTAAACAATTATCCCGTGTAATACCTGTATCATGGGGAGCAAATATTGAGTTTGCTCAACATGGTTGGGAAGCGATTCATAAATTAGAAGCCAATACCTTTGATATTCTTTTCCTTGATTTAACCATGCCTGAGTTAGATGGCTACGGTACGCTTGAAGAGATTCAAAAACGTAACATTGCTATTTCTACCGTTGTTGTTTCTGGTGATATACAACCTAAAGCACAACAACGAGTTGCTGAACTGGGTGCAAAAGCCTTCATCAAAAAACCATTAGATAAAGCAACTTTAATCTCAACCTTACAGAATATTGGTATTCAACCAGAAAAGCCTGCAAGCTATCAAGTGCAGTCGGTTCAACCAATTCAGTTGCGACGTCGAGATGTGTATCTTGAGGTGGCTAATGTAGCAATAGGGCGAGCAGCAGATTCATTAGCAAGACACTTTGATGTATTTGTGCACATGCCACTACCAAACGTCAATTTATTCGAAATGAGTGAATTGCAAATGACATTACGCCACCTAGCGACTAATGAACATATGTCCGGAGTGTGCCAAGGATTTAGTGGCGAAGGTATCGCTGGTGAAGCCTTGATTTTATTAAGTGATTCAAGCGTATCCGATTTATTAACCTTAATGGATTATCCAGAAAGTGACGATGCAAGTTTAGAGCTTGAGCTATTAATGGATGTTTCAAACATTTTGGTTGGTGCTTTCCTTAAGGGAATTGGTGAGCAAGCAGAGGTGCGTTTTTTCCAAAGTGCACCAGTATTGCTTGGTCAGCATATTTCTATAGATAGTGTCGTTGAATCAACCAAAGGGACATTCAACCGCATCATGGCTTTTGAGGTCAGCTATAACATTGATGGCACACAAATTAAATGTGACATGCTATTGATGATAGTAGACGAATCTCTACCAATTTTAGACAACAAACTTGCTTACCTATTGGATGACGAATAATGAATGGGATCCCAGCTGAATTTGAACAGTTTCATTGGATGGTCGACATGGTGCAAAACGTCGATATCGGACTTATTGTAGTCGATAAAGAATTTAATGTGCACTTATGGAATGGATTCATGACACATCATAGTGGGAAACAAGCTCATGATGTGATGACAAAATCATTGTTCGATTTATTTCCAGAAATAAATGACGCTTGGTTTAAAGCAAAATCTAAACCTGTTTTTGAATTAGGCACGCGCAGTTTCATTACTTGGCGTCAAAAACCGTATTTATTTCGTTGCCGTAATGTTCGGCCAATTACTCAGCAGAGTGAGTTTATGTATCAGAATGTCACATTGAACCCAATGCGAAGTACAACAGGGGAAATCAAATCAATGTTTCTAGCGGTTGAAGACGTAACTGCGGAAGCTTTGGCTGAGCGATTAAACCAAAAATAATACAAAAATCTAAACAGAAAAAAGGAGGCTAATTTAGCCTCCTTTTTT
The window above is part of the Aliivibrio fischeri ATCC 7744 = JCM 18803 = DSM 507 genome. Proteins encoded here:
- a CDS encoding DUF3332 domain-containing protein translates to MNFKKMKIAVAVALGVTTLTGCMGQMGVTQLVTFGNLKAVDNRYGRAGLYILLAPVYGISAAADLFIFNSIEFWTGKNIITGKSPAIVDKDVGGAVFKVNDKIDASMTKAPVAPLQVNNNVKSTTVEQIDANTLEMHVALLDGTQQVLRGEKVDDSVAFYLDGKHITTVQISELENYVAATQA
- a CDS encoding PAS domain-containing protein — encoded protein: MNGIPAEFEQFHWMVDMVQNVDIGLIVVDKEFNVHLWNGFMTHHSGKQAHDVMTKSLFDLFPEINDAWFKAKSKPVFELGTRSFITWRQKPYLFRCRNVRPITQQSEFMYQNVTLNPMRSTTGEIKSMFLAVEDVTAEALAERLNQK
- a CDS encoding response regulator, with the translated sequence MAISILICDDSALARKQLSRVIPVSWGANIEFAQHGWEAIHKLEANTFDILFLDLTMPELDGYGTLEEIQKRNIAISTVVVSGDIQPKAQQRVAELGAKAFIKKPLDKATLISTLQNIGIQPEKPASYQVQSVQPIQLRRRDVYLEVANVAIGRAADSLARHFDVFVHMPLPNVNLFEMSELQMTLRHLATNEHMSGVCQGFSGEGIAGEALILLSDSSVSDLLTLMDYPESDDASLELELLMDVSNILVGAFLKGIGEQAEVRFFQSAPVLLGQHISIDSVVESTKGTFNRIMAFEVSYNIDGTQIKCDMLLMIVDESLPILDNKLAYLLDDE